The DNA sequence TGCCGGCCCCCGCCGGGGCCCGGCTGGTGCGGCGCGGGAGCGGCGTTGGGGCGGGCGGCGGCCGGGGCGGGGGCACCGGCGCGGGCCAGGTCGGCGCGCATCGCCTCCATCTGCGCCCGGGTGGCGTCGAGCTCGTGCCGGGTGGCTTCCAGCTGGTCCACCAGGTACTGGAACTTCTCGCCGAACGCCCGGTGGGTCGCGTGGGCGGCGGTGGCGATGTCGTCGCGCACGTCGGCGCGCAGAGTGTCCACCTCGTCCATCATCATGTCTTCAAGCTCTATGCGTACCGTTTCGGTATCGCGACGCAGAGTGATGGACAGGCCAATCAAGATCACCGATAGGATGATGATCCCGATGGCGGCGCGCAGCGCCATGCTTCCATCGGCTGCGAACAGGAACAACGCTGCGATCGGGGCCAGACCGACGCCGGCCCAGAAGAGCACTGGCAGCAGTCGTCCGCTCCGCTGATCATCTCGCGTTTCGGAATCCGGCATGGTGCTAGAGGCTACCGACAGTTGCCGCCCAGGGGAATGCTCCACGGCCGGTGAATGCGAGAGCCTTTTGCCGGAGGACCTGCGCCGCCCGGTCCGGAACAGCCCCTGGAACCAGGAGAACGACGCCCGTCGCGCCGGTAACCGCCGCACATTCGTCACATCGTCTTAACGATCGGTGACGTGCCGGGAACGGGTTGCCGCGGCCGTGCGCGGCAACCCCCCGAAAGTGTGAGCTCAGCGCAGCGACGACCAGCGGTCGTCGTCGCCCCACTGGTCGGTACGCGGCGGCGCCGGCTGCGCGGGCAGGTTCGCCCAGGTGTCGCCGCTGCCGGTGGACCACGACGCGGTCCCGGGCACACCCACGTCGGACCAGTCGTCGGGGTCGTCGGCGGGCAGCGGGCGCCCGAACGTCTCGACCAGGCGGGTGACCACCAGGCCGACCGCGAGCGCCCCGGCGGCCAGCGCGAACTGCGACATCTTCCAGTCGGCGGCGATCGAATACCACATCACCAGTCCGAGCAGGATCGTGGCGAGCACGGTGCCGAAGACGCCGCCGCGGCGGCCGTACGCGCTGACGCCGCCGATCAGCGCCGCCCCGACCGCCAGCCCGGTCAGTTCGAACCCGAGAGTGGGCAGGACGACCTGCTGCTGGGCGCCGTACAGCGCCGCGAGCAGCACACCGGCGATCGCGGCCAGCACGGTCGAGCCGACGATGCCCAGCGCCGCGATCGTCGCGGCGAGGGCGCCTCGGCGCTCGGCCGGGTCGCCGACGGGCCGGAAGCGGCCGATCCCGCGCCGGATCGAGCGGATCGCGCCGAGCAGGCCGCCGACCAGGCTCAGCGCGGCGAAGGCGCCGAGCAGGTAGTACGCGTGGGGCACCGGGTTGTACTCGCCCGCGACGGTCAGCGCGGTGGTGGGCTGCTTCTGGATCCAGACCACGGCCAGCAGCGCCCCGGCGAGGCTGCCCGCCCAGCCGGGCACCTGGAAGCCGACCACCAGGATCGCGATCGCCACGCCGAGCGCGGCCGCGAGCGCGACCGCCACCCCGGCGGTGGGGACGATCCCGTCGTTGCCGTGCTGGGCGTAGAAGACCGCCGCACCGGCGGCGACCGGGCCGAGCGCGAGGTTGACGGCGCCGACCCGCAGCGTCATGGACGCGCCGAGGGCGAGCATGCCCAGCACCGAGACGAAGACCAGCAGCTCCTTGAACGAGGTGCCGTGCAGGCGGTCCTCATAGCCGCGGAACAGCAGGTATCCGATGGTCACGATGCCGAGCGCGAGCACGCCCTCCCACGCGAAGTGGACGCCGAGCCGGTCCCGGCCGACCGCGCCGTGCGCCGGGTCGTCGAAGACGTCGTCGAGGTTGCCGCCCGCGGCGGGACGGCCGCGGTGGAACCCGGCCTCCCGGCTCGGCACGGCCGCATGCTGCCCGGTGCTGCCGCCCTCGCGGAAGTCCGGCTCCTCCCGGAACCCGGGCTCGTCGCGAAAACGCCGCTGCCCGGTCGTTTCGGTCGCGTCATTGTCGTAGGCCATGACTCGCGCCTCCCGAGTCGGCTCCCCACCGGTCGCGGGGTACGACCGGGTTACCCGACGCACCGTACCGGCTGAAACGTGAATGCGACAGAGTCTTGCCCGAGTGTTCGGACGGCGTCCGACCGGCCCCTTCCGGAGGGTCGGGCCGCCGTTGCGCAGCGTCAGGGTTGCTCGGACTTGTCCTCGTCCGGCCGCTTGGGCACGCGGCAGGCCCGTTCGAGCCACAGAGCGGCCGCCACCAGCGCCGCCGAGCAGGCCGCCAGCACGATCGAGGGCGGCACGTCGCGCTGGACGGCGGCGAGCTGCCGGTCGTCGACGAGCAGCCACACCGCGATGCCCGACGAGAAGCCGAGGAAGATCGAACCGGCCAGTGAGGACGCCTTGGCCAGCACGACGTACCGGGCGACGGCGAGCGGCTCGACCGGCAGACGGCCGGGGCGGCGCTCGATCCGGGCGCGGGTCTGCTGGGCCAGGGTGAACTCGACGATCGCCAGCGCGAGCAGCGTGAACGCGGGCAGCCACGGCACCGGCGGCATCTTGATGTACCAGTTGCTGATGACCAGCCAGGCCACCGCCGCCGACGCGAGCGCCGCGACGACCAGGGTGGACGCACTGGTGGGTTGCAGCCGAGGCTCCTGCGCGGGTTGCCGGCTCATGCCGCCGCCTCGCTCCGCACGCTCATGCGGCGTTCCCCTTCCGGTCGCGACACACACCCGTGACAAGAATGCGGCCGATCGGATTACGACTCTACTTCGAGCCGGACCTCGGGTAGAGCGGTCATCGCGGCCACCTCCGCCGCCATCGGATCGGCCAGCACGAGGTCGTTGACCCAGCCGTGCCCCGGGAGCTGGGCGTACGGCTGGACCTCCAGCCACGGGCGCAGGACGAAGGCCCGCTGGTGCGCGTGCGGGTGCGGCAGGGTCAGCTCCGGCGTCGTACGCAGGACCGGGGTGCCCTCGCCGGTCCAGGCCGCGACGAGGTCCACGTCCAGGGTGCGCGGGCTGTAGCGGCGGGCCTGGTGGCGGACCCGGCCCGCCTCGTGCTCGATGCGCTGCGCGTGCAGCAGCCACTCCTCGACCGAGTGCTCCCCGGTCATCAGCACCACGGCGTTGTAGTACGCCGGCTGCTCGGTGTCGCCCCACGGCGGGGTCTCGTACACCCCGCTCACCGCCGCCACCTCGCCGAGTTCGGCCAGGCGCCGGACGGCGAAGCGCAGGTGGTCGGCGCGGTCGCCGAGGTTGCTGCCGATCGAGAAGACCACGGAAGTCACGCCCGATATTCTCGCAGCGTGGTGCTCGACCTGATGCGCGCGACGCCGCCGGTGGTGATGGGCGTTCTCAACGTGACCCCGGATTCGTTCTCCGACGGCGGCCTCTACACGGACCTCGACAGCGCGGTGCGCCACGGGGTCCAGCTGCGCGACCAGGGCGCGCACCTGGTGGACGTGGGCGGTGAGTCGACCCGGCCGGGCGCGCTGCGCGTGGACGCGGCGACCGAGGCCGCCCGCGTGGTGCCGGTCATCCGGGCGCTCGCGCGGGCGGGGGTGGCGACCAGCGTGGACACCACCCGCGCCGCCGTCGCGGCCGCCGCCCTGGAGGCCGGGGCGGTGCTGGTCAACGACGTCTCCGGCGGGCTGGCCGACCCCGGCATCCGGCGGGTGGTGGCCGAGGCGGGCTGCCCCTACGTGATCATGCATTGGCGCGGGCACTCGGACCGGATGCAGGACCTCGCGACCTATCACGACGTGGTGGGCCAGGTGCGGGCCGAGCTGTCCGAGCGCGTCGACGAGGCGCTGGCCGCCGGGGTGCGCCCCGACCAGCTGATCCTCGACCCGGGTCTGGGCTTCGCCAAGACGGCCGAGCACAACTGGGCCCTGTCGCGGCGGCTGGACGAGCTGGTCGGGCTCGGTTTCCCCGTGCTGTTCGCGGCCAGCCGCAAGTCGTACCTGGGGCTGCTGCTGGACGGGCGGCCCGCCGCCGACCGCGACGCGGCCACCACCGCGACGAGCCTGCTCGCGGTGGCCGCGGGCGCCTGGGGGGTACGGGTGCACGACGTGCTCGGCACGGCCGACGCGATCGCGGTGTGGCGGGCCACGGGCAGTCCCCGCCTACGCTGGTGACCATGGGTCTGATCCGGTTGACCGGCCTGCGGGTACGCGGCCACCACGGCGTCTTCGACTTCGAGCGGCGCGACGGGCAGGACTTCGTCGTGGACGTGGAGCTGGAGCTGGACCTGGCTCCGGCCGCCGCCAGCGACG is a window from the Catellatospora sp. TT07R-123 genome containing:
- a CDS encoding DUF3180 domain-containing protein, whose product is MSRQPAQEPRLQPTSASTLVVAALASAAVAWLVISNWYIKMPPVPWLPAFTLLALAIVEFTLAQQTRARIERRPGRLPVEPLAVARYVVLAKASSLAGSIFLGFSSGIAVWLLVDDRQLAAVQRDVPPSIVLAACSAALVAAALWLERACRVPKRPDEDKSEQP
- the folK gene encoding 2-amino-4-hydroxy-6-hydroxymethyldihydropteridine diphosphokinase, which gives rise to MTSVVFSIGSNLGDRADHLRFAVRRLAELGEVAAVSGVYETPPWGDTEQPAYYNAVVLMTGEHSVEEWLLHAQRIEHEAGRVRHQARRYSPRTLDVDLVAAWTGEGTPVLRTTPELTLPHPHAHQRAFVLRPWLEVQPYAQLPGHGWVNDLVLADPMAAEVAAMTALPEVRLEVES
- a CDS encoding ABC transporter permease translates to MAYDNDATETTGQRRFRDEPGFREEPDFREGGSTGQHAAVPSREAGFHRGRPAAGGNLDDVFDDPAHGAVGRDRLGVHFAWEGVLALGIVTIGYLLFRGYEDRLHGTSFKELLVFVSVLGMLALGASMTLRVGAVNLALGPVAAGAAVFYAQHGNDGIVPTAGVAVALAAALGVAIAILVVGFQVPGWAGSLAGALLAVVWIQKQPTTALTVAGEYNPVPHAYYLLGAFAALSLVGGLLGAIRSIRRGIGRFRPVGDPAERRGALAATIAALGIVGSTVLAAIAGVLLAALYGAQQQVVLPTLGFELTGLAVGAALIGGVSAYGRRGGVFGTVLATILLGLVMWYSIAADWKMSQFALAAGALAVGLVVTRLVETFGRPLPADDPDDWSDVGVPGTASWSTGSGDTWANLPAQPAPPRTDQWGDDDRWSSLR
- the folP gene encoding dihydropteroate synthase, producing the protein MLDLMRATPPVVMGVLNVTPDSFSDGGLYTDLDSAVRHGVQLRDQGAHLVDVGGESTRPGALRVDAATEAARVVPVIRALARAGVATSVDTTRAAVAAAALEAGAVLVNDVSGGLADPGIRRVVAEAGCPYVIMHWRGHSDRMQDLATYHDVVGQVRAELSERVDEALAAGVRPDQLILDPGLGFAKTAEHNWALSRRLDELVGLGFPVLFAASRKSYLGLLLDGRPAADRDAATTATSLLAVAAGAWGVRVHDVLGTADAIAVWRATGSPRLRW